In a genomic window of Streptomyces roseoviridis:
- a CDS encoding ABC transporter ATP-binding protein — MLTLRRATVRFGDRTVLDAVDLEVADHEIVCVLGPSGSGKSTLLRAVAGLQPLDDGRVFLDGADQSGVPVHRRGVGLMFQDHQLFPQRDVAGNVAFGLRMRRVARAERDARVEELLDLVGLPGAGRRAVAALSGGEQQRVALARALAPRPRLLMLDEPLGQLDRGLRERLVLELRELFGRLGTTVLAVTHDQGEAFALADRVVVMDDGRIAQSGTPLDVWRRPASEFVARFLGFGNVVPATVTGTTADTPWGRIPVPDGSPQGERRLLVRPAGVHLAATGDGLPCRVETRTFRGSHVAVTLRPSEGPLLEAEFALRDTPDEGAEVDVDFRADDVVVLGAPSIASGT, encoded by the coding sequence ATGCTGACGCTTCGCCGGGCGACCGTACGGTTCGGGGACCGCACCGTGCTCGACGCGGTGGACCTGGAGGTCGCCGACCACGAGATCGTGTGCGTGCTGGGGCCCAGCGGCAGCGGCAAGTCCACGTTGCTGCGGGCCGTCGCCGGACTCCAGCCGCTGGACGACGGGCGGGTGTTCCTCGACGGCGCCGACCAGAGCGGCGTGCCCGTGCACCGGCGCGGCGTCGGCCTCATGTTCCAGGACCACCAGCTGTTCCCGCAGCGGGACGTCGCCGGGAACGTCGCCTTCGGGCTGCGGATGCGGCGCGTCGCCCGGGCCGAGCGGGACGCGCGGGTCGAGGAACTCCTCGACCTCGTCGGGCTGCCCGGCGCCGGGCGGCGGGCGGTCGCCGCGCTGTCCGGGGGCGAACAGCAGCGTGTCGCGCTCGCGCGGGCGCTCGCCCCCCGGCCCCGGCTCCTCATGCTCGACGAGCCGCTCGGCCAGCTCGACCGGGGCCTGCGGGAACGGCTCGTGCTGGAACTGCGGGAGCTGTTCGGGCGGCTGGGCACGACGGTGCTCGCCGTCACCCACGACCAGGGCGAGGCCTTCGCCCTCGCCGACCGGGTCGTCGTGATGGACGACGGGCGGATCGCCCAGTCCGGCACGCCCCTCGACGTGTGGCGGCGGCCCGCCTCCGAGTTCGTCGCCCGCTTCCTCGGCTTCGGCAACGTGGTCCCGGCCACCGTCACCGGCACCACCGCCGACACCCCCTGGGGCAGGATCCCCGTCCCCGACGGCTCCCCCCAGGGCGAGCGCCGCCTCCTCGTCCGTCCCGCCGGCGTCCACCTCGCCGCGACCGGCGACGGCCTGCCCTGCCGCGTCGAGACCCGCACCTTCCGCGGCAGCCACGTCGCCGTCACCCTCCGCCCCAGCGAAGGCCCGCTGCTGGAGGCCGAGTTCGCGCTGCGGGACACCCCGGACGAGGGCGCCGAGGTGGACGTGGACTTCCGGGCGGACGACGTGGTGGTGCTGGGCGCCCCCTCGATCGCGTCCGGAACGTAG
- a CDS encoding Rossmann fold nucleotide-binding protein: MTHEREIHSPDEFDAVLAAHGSLTGYRIQSVDLTDRTFALLTVPAAGAVFLGCALQPEAAAKVRADGALVFPPVPDLPFAPYRARLYSPEELYEGIADRPYEDTPDALAYGWFQRTKADGDVFASMLRAIHDDAVSDALDEHLAGARVVGVMGGHRMGRGTDAYAGAARLGRSLTRAGLTVATGGGPGAMEAANLGAYTAPFDDGVLDEALELLAKAPSFRPSVTDWARAAFGVRARWPRGGDSVGIPTWFYGHEPPNAFAGHIAKYFANATREDGLLARSTAGVVFLPGAAGTVQEVFDNATPNYYGSRGAPTPMVLVDRVHWTERLPVWPLLSALAAERPMAARIALVDSVDEAPQALARLAP; this comes from the coding sequence ATGACGCACGAGCGCGAGATCCACTCACCGGACGAGTTCGACGCGGTGCTCGCCGCGCACGGCTCCCTCACCGGCTACCGGATCCAGTCCGTCGATCTCACCGACCGGACCTTCGCCCTGCTCACCGTCCCCGCCGCCGGCGCCGTGTTCCTGGGCTGCGCGCTGCAGCCGGAGGCCGCGGCGAAGGTGCGGGCGGACGGGGCGCTGGTGTTCCCGCCGGTGCCGGACCTTCCGTTCGCCCCGTACCGGGCCCGGCTCTACTCCCCCGAAGAGCTGTACGAGGGCATCGCCGACCGTCCGTACGAGGACACGCCGGACGCCCTCGCGTACGGCTGGTTCCAGCGGACGAAGGCGGACGGCGACGTCTTCGCGTCGATGCTCCGGGCGATCCACGACGACGCCGTCTCGGACGCCCTGGACGAGCACCTGGCGGGGGCGCGGGTGGTGGGGGTGATGGGCGGGCACCGGATGGGCCGGGGCACGGACGCGTACGCGGGGGCCGCCAGGCTCGGCCGCTCGCTGACCCGGGCGGGCCTGACGGTGGCGACGGGCGGCGGGCCGGGCGCGATGGAGGCGGCGAACCTGGGCGCGTACACGGCACCGTTCGACGACGGGGTCCTCGACGAGGCCCTGGAGCTGCTCGCGAAGGCGCCGTCCTTCCGGCCCTCGGTGACGGACTGGGCGCGCGCCGCGTTCGGGGTGCGGGCGCGGTGGCCGCGCGGCGGCGACTCGGTCGGCATCCCGACCTGGTTCTACGGCCACGAGCCGCCCAACGCGTTCGCGGGGCACATCGCGAAGTACTTCGCCAACGCGACCCGCGAGGACGGTCTGCTGGCGCGGTCGACGGCCGGTGTGGTGTTCCTGCCGGGCGCCGCGGGCACGGTGCAGGAGGTCTTCGACAACGCGACGCCGAACTACTACGGGTCGCGGGGCGCCCCGACCCCGATGGTGCTGGTGGACCGGGTCCACTGGACCGAGCGGCTGCCGGTGTGGCCGCTGCTGTCCGCGCTGGCGGCCGAGCGTCCGATGGCGGCGCGGATCGCGCTGGTGGACTCGGTCGACGAGGCCCCTCAGGCGCTGGCGCGGCTCGCGCCGTAG
- a CDS encoding thiamine ABC transporter substrate-binding protein: MNTTKAAAAALVAALGVTTLAACGTDDARDAAGKSGGPAPKTVTLVSHDSFNASKEVLAEFTRQTGFTVRVLKSGDAGEAVNKEILTKGAPQGDVFFGVDNTLLSRALDNGIFVPYEAKGLDRIPAALRLDKEQHRVTPVDSGDICVNYDKKYFADKKLAPPQTFDDLAKPAYKDLLVVENPERSSPGLGFLLGTAAKYGDGGTSQGEASGGGWQDYWKKLKANGVKTVDSWELAYNQEFSGSAGGKKAKGDRPLVVSYASSPPVEVLYSEPQPKVAPTGVSTGTCFRQTEFAGLLNGAKNPEGGKALIDFLISKTFQDDMPLQMFVNPVTNDATLPELFTKHGVVIDKPETMAPEKIAEKREQWIGQWTSLVLK, translated from the coding sequence GTGAACACCACGAAGGCAGCCGCCGCCGCGCTCGTCGCGGCGCTCGGCGTCACCACGCTCGCCGCCTGCGGCACCGACGACGCGCGGGACGCGGCCGGCAAGAGCGGCGGTCCCGCGCCCAAGACCGTCACCCTGGTCAGCCACGACTCCTTCAACGCCTCCAAGGAGGTCCTGGCCGAGTTCACCCGGCAGACCGGTTTCACGGTCCGGGTGCTCAAGAGCGGTGACGCCGGCGAGGCCGTCAACAAGGAGATCCTCACCAAGGGCGCCCCCCAGGGCGACGTCTTCTTCGGCGTCGACAACACCCTGCTGTCCCGCGCCCTCGACAACGGCATCTTCGTCCCGTACGAGGCGAAGGGCCTGGACCGGATCCCCGCCGCGCTCCGGCTCGACAAGGAGCAGCACCGGGTCACCCCGGTCGACTCCGGCGACATCTGCGTCAACTACGACAAGAAGTACTTCGCCGACAAGAAGCTCGCTCCGCCGCAGACCTTCGACGACCTGGCCAAGCCCGCGTACAAGGACCTCCTCGTCGTCGAGAACCCCGAGCGCTCCTCCCCGGGCCTCGGCTTCCTGCTCGGCACCGCCGCGAAGTACGGCGATGGGGGCACCTCCCAGGGCGAAGCCTCCGGGGGAGGGTGGCAGGACTACTGGAAGAAGCTCAAGGCCAACGGCGTGAAGACCGTCGACAGCTGGGAGCTCGCCTACAACCAGGAGTTCTCCGGATCCGCCGGCGGCAAGAAGGCCAAGGGCGACCGTCCGCTCGTCGTCTCCTACGCCTCCTCCCCGCCGGTGGAGGTGCTCTACTCCGAGCCGCAGCCCAAGGTGGCCCCCACCGGCGTGTCCACCGGCACCTGCTTCCGGCAGACCGAGTTCGCCGGTCTGCTGAACGGGGCGAAGAACCCCGAGGGCGGCAAGGCGCTGATCGACTTCCTGATCTCCAAGACGTTCCAGGACGACATGCCGCTGCAGATGTTCGTCAACCCGGTCACGAACGACGCGACGCTGCCCGAGCTGTTCACCAAGCACGGCGTGGTGATCGACAAGCCGGAGACGATGGCGCCGGAGAAGATCGCCGAGAAGCGCGAGCAGTGGATCGGGCAGTGGACCTCGCTCGTCCTGAAGTAG
- a CDS encoding Lrp/AsnC family transcriptional regulator — protein MHSEDVASQSTHSRTGTGSSPTIDAVSLAIIEQLQEDGRRPYAAIGKAVGLSEAAVRQRVQKLLDQGVMQIVAVTDPLTVGFRRQAMVGINVEGDLDPVADALTAMAECEYVVMTAGSFDLMVEIVCEDDDHLLDVINKRIRTLPGVRSTESFVYLKLKKQTYMWGTR, from the coding sequence GTGCACAGTGAAGACGTGGCCAGTCAAAGCACCCACTCCAGAACCGGAACCGGTTCGTCCCCGACGATCGATGCCGTCTCCCTGGCGATCATCGAACAGCTCCAGGAGGACGGCCGCCGTCCCTACGCCGCCATCGGCAAGGCCGTCGGGCTGTCCGAGGCAGCCGTACGGCAGCGCGTCCAGAAGCTGCTCGACCAGGGCGTCATGCAGATCGTCGCCGTCACCGACCCGCTCACCGTGGGCTTCCGGCGTCAGGCGATGGTCGGCATCAACGTCGAGGGTGACCTGGATCCGGTTGCGGACGCCCTGACGGCCATGGCCGAATGCGAGTACGTGGTGATGACCGCGGGCTCCTTCGACCTGATGGTGGAGATCGTCTGCGAGGACGACGACCACCTCCTGGATGTGATCAACAAACGCATCCGCACCCTCCCCGGGGTGCGCTCCACCGAGAGCTTCGTCTACCTGAAGCTCAAGAAGCAGACCTATATGTGGGGAACCCGATAG
- a CDS encoding aspartate aminotransferase family protein, with the protein MGNPIAVSTSRSDLSKSAYDHLWMHFTRMSSYENNPVPTIVRGEGTYIYDDKGRKYLDGLAGLFVVQAGHGRTELAETAARQAKELAFFPVWSYAHPKAVELAERLANEAPGDLNKVFFTTGGGEAVETAWKLAKQYFKLVGKPTKYKVISRAVAYHGTPQGALSITGLPGLKAPFEPLVPGAHKVPNTNIYRAPLFGDDPEAFGRWAADQIEQQILFEGPDTVAAVFLEPVQNAGGCFPPPPGYFKRVREICDQYDVLLVSDEVICAFGRLGTTFACDKFGYVPDMITCAKGMTSGYSPIGACIISDRLAEPFYKGDNTFLHGYTFGGHPVSAAVGLANLDLFEKEKLNQHVLDNEGNFLSTLQKLHDLPIVGDVRGNGFFYGIELVKDKATKESFNDEETERVLYGFLSKALFDNGLYCRADDRGDPVIQLAPPLISDQSTFDEIESILRATLTEAWTKL; encoded by the coding sequence GTGGGGAACCCGATAGCCGTGAGCACCTCCCGCAGCGACCTCTCCAAGTCCGCCTACGACCACCTGTGGATGCACTTCACCCGCATGTCGTCGTACGAGAACAACCCCGTGCCCACCATCGTCCGCGGTGAGGGCACCTACATCTACGACGACAAGGGCAGGAAGTACCTCGACGGCCTCGCCGGCCTGTTCGTGGTCCAGGCCGGACACGGCCGCACCGAGCTCGCCGAGACCGCCGCCCGCCAGGCCAAGGAGCTCGCCTTCTTCCCGGTGTGGTCCTACGCCCACCCCAAGGCCGTCGAGCTGGCCGAGCGCCTCGCGAACGAGGCCCCCGGCGACCTCAACAAGGTGTTCTTCACCACCGGCGGCGGCGAGGCCGTCGAGACCGCCTGGAAGCTCGCCAAGCAGTACTTCAAGCTGGTCGGCAAGCCCACCAAGTACAAGGTCATCTCGCGTGCGGTCGCCTACCACGGCACCCCGCAGGGCGCCCTGTCCATCACCGGCCTGCCCGGCCTGAAGGCCCCCTTCGAGCCGCTGGTCCCCGGCGCGCACAAGGTGCCGAACACCAACATCTACCGCGCGCCGCTCTTCGGCGACGACCCCGAGGCCTTCGGCCGCTGGGCCGCCGACCAGATCGAGCAGCAGATCCTCTTCGAGGGCCCCGACACCGTCGCCGCGGTCTTCCTGGAGCCGGTGCAGAACGCCGGTGGCTGCTTCCCGCCGCCGCCCGGGTACTTCAAGCGGGTCCGCGAGATCTGCGACCAGTACGACGTGCTGCTCGTCTCCGACGAGGTCATCTGCGCCTTCGGCCGCCTCGGCACCACCTTCGCCTGCGACAAGTTCGGCTACGTGCCGGACATGATCACCTGCGCGAAGGGCATGACCTCGGGCTACTCCCCGATCGGCGCCTGCATCATCTCCGACCGCCTGGCCGAGCCGTTCTACAAGGGTGACAACACCTTCCTGCACGGCTACACCTTCGGCGGCCACCCGGTCTCCGCGGCCGTCGGCCTCGCCAACCTCGACCTCTTCGAGAAGGAGAAGCTGAACCAGCACGTGCTCGACAACGAAGGCAACTTCCTGTCGACCCTGCAGAAGCTGCACGACCTGCCGATCGTCGGCGACGTCCGCGGCAACGGCTTCTTCTACGGCATCGAGCTCGTCAAGGACAAGGCCACCAAGGAGTCCTTCAACGACGAGGAGACCGAGCGCGTCCTGTACGGCTTCCTCTCCAAGGCGCTGTTCGACAACGGCCTGTACTGCCGTGCCGACGACCGTGGCGACCCGGTCATCCAGCTGGCTCCGCCGCTGATCTCCGACCAGTCCACCTTCGACGAGATCGAGTCGATCCTCCGCGCCACCCTCACCGAGGCGTGGACGAAGCTCTGA
- a CDS encoding ABC transporter ATP-binding protein — translation MAPPDNDVLWARSLRCALAGSDVLTGVSVGVREGEILALVGPRGSGKTTLMRCLSGQLVPEQGEIWFNSTPVHTMNHSRRERLRRDRFAWIDPEPGLVPELTGWENAALPLLLRGVSHRAARTAATEWLERLDVGAAARKRPSTLPHPQRQRIAIARALVTTPSVLFADEPTATLHRADGAQVLRTLAAAARSHGITVLLATHDPEVAAVADRTVALLDGRRVGSVPPATGAEGVTACSLSV, via the coding sequence ATGGCCCCACCGGACAACGACGTGCTCTGGGCGCGTTCCCTGCGCTGCGCCCTGGCCGGCTCCGACGTGCTGACCGGCGTCTCCGTCGGCGTGCGCGAGGGCGAGATCCTCGCCCTCGTCGGCCCGCGCGGCAGCGGCAAGACCACCCTCATGCGGTGCCTGTCCGGCCAGCTCGTCCCCGAACAGGGCGAGATCTGGTTCAACAGCACCCCCGTCCACACCATGAACCACAGCCGGCGCGAACGGCTCCGCCGCGACCGCTTCGCCTGGATCGACCCCGAGCCGGGCCTCGTCCCCGAGCTCACCGGCTGGGAGAACGCCGCCCTCCCCCTGCTGCTGCGCGGGGTGTCCCACCGGGCCGCGAGGACCGCCGCCACCGAGTGGCTCGAACGCCTCGACGTCGGCGCCGCCGCCCGCAAACGCCCCTCCACGCTCCCCCACCCGCAGCGGCAGCGGATCGCCATCGCCCGCGCGCTCGTCACCACTCCGTCCGTGCTCTTCGCCGACGAGCCGACCGCCACCCTGCACCGCGCCGACGGCGCGCAGGTCCTGCGCACCCTCGCCGCTGCGGCCCGCTCCCACGGCATCACCGTGCTGCTCGCGACGCACGACCCGGAGGTCGCCGCCGTCGCCGACCGCACGGTCGCGCTCCTCGACGGACGCCGCGTCGGCTCCGTACCACCGGCCACCGGGGCGGAGGGCGTCACGGCGTGCTCGCTCTCCGTCTAG
- a CDS encoding iron ABC transporter permease yields the protein MLLPVAFFAVFFAWPVVSIVGRGLRPDGRHWELGRFGETLTRPDILDVLWFTLWQALASTALTLLVALPGAYVLARFDFPGKRILRAVVTVPFVLPTVMVGTAFLALVGRRGLLDELWGVRLDTGVWAILLAHVFFNYAVVVRTVGGLWSQLDPRQEEAARVLGASRWRAWRTVTLPALGPAVAAAALMVFLFTASSFGIVQILGGPAYSTLETEIYRQTADRLQLSTAAVLTMVQFAAVGTILAVHARTVRRRETALRLVPPERTARRPCGAGQWALLGAVLLSIALLIVAPLGVLVERSLATPSGYGLDYFRALGHVDGTGTFLVPLTDTVVNSLQYALAATGIAVLVGGLAAAALTRRAGRLVRGFDALLMLPLGVSAVTVGFGFLITLDEPPLDLRASWILVPLAQALVGVPFVVRTMLPVLRAVDERLREAAAVLGASPWRAWREVDLPLVRRALLIAAGFAFAVSLGEFGATVFVARPDNPTLPVAVARLLNRPGELNYGQAMALSTILMVVCAVSLLLLERLRTDRTSGEF from the coding sequence ATGCTGCTGCCCGTCGCCTTCTTCGCGGTCTTCTTCGCCTGGCCCGTCGTCTCGATCGTCGGGCGCGGGCTCAGGCCGGACGGGCGGCACTGGGAGCTCGGCCGGTTCGGTGAGACGCTGACCCGGCCGGACATCCTCGACGTCCTGTGGTTCACGCTGTGGCAGGCCCTGGCCTCCACGGCGCTCACCCTGCTCGTCGCGCTCCCCGGCGCCTACGTCCTGGCCCGGTTCGACTTCCCCGGCAAGCGGATCCTGCGGGCCGTGGTCACCGTGCCGTTCGTGCTGCCGACCGTCATGGTCGGCACCGCGTTCCTCGCGCTCGTCGGCCGGCGCGGACTCCTCGACGAGCTGTGGGGCGTCCGGCTCGACACCGGCGTGTGGGCCATCCTCCTCGCCCACGTCTTCTTCAACTACGCCGTCGTCGTCCGCACCGTCGGCGGCCTGTGGTCGCAGCTCGACCCGCGCCAGGAGGAGGCCGCGCGGGTGCTCGGCGCCTCCCGCTGGCGGGCCTGGCGGACCGTGACGCTGCCCGCGCTCGGGCCGGCCGTCGCCGCCGCCGCGCTCATGGTGTTCCTGTTCACCGCGAGCTCCTTCGGCATCGTGCAGATCCTCGGCGGCCCCGCGTACTCCACCCTGGAGACGGAGATCTACCGGCAGACCGCCGACCGGCTCCAGCTGTCCACGGCCGCCGTCCTCACCATGGTGCAGTTCGCCGCCGTCGGCACGATCCTCGCCGTGCACGCGCGGACCGTCCGGCGGCGGGAGACGGCGCTGCGGCTCGTCCCGCCGGAGCGGACCGCGCGCCGTCCGTGCGGCGCGGGACAGTGGGCGCTGCTCGGCGCCGTGCTGCTGTCCATCGCGCTGCTGATCGTCGCCCCGCTCGGCGTGCTCGTGGAACGGTCCCTGGCCACACCGTCCGGTTACGGACTCGACTACTTCCGGGCGCTGGGGCACGTCGACGGCACCGGCACCTTCCTCGTGCCGCTGACCGACACCGTCGTCAACTCGCTGCAGTACGCGCTCGCCGCGACCGGCATCGCCGTCCTCGTCGGCGGGCTCGCTGCGGCGGCCCTCACCCGGCGTGCCGGGCGGCTCGTGCGCGGCTTCGACGCCCTGCTGATGCTGCCGCTCGGCGTCTCCGCCGTCACCGTCGGCTTCGGCTTCCTCATCACCCTCGACGAGCCGCCGCTCGACCTGCGGGCCAGCTGGATCCTCGTCCCCCTCGCGCAGGCCCTGGTCGGCGTCCCCTTCGTCGTACGGACCATGCTGCCCGTGCTGCGGGCCGTCGACGAACGGCTGCGGGAGGCCGCTGCCGTCCTGGGCGCCTCGCCCTGGCGGGCCTGGCGCGAGGTCGACCTGCCGCTGGTGCGGCGGGCGCTGCTCATCGCCGCCGGTTTCGCGTTCGCCGTGTCCCTCGGCGAGTTCGGGGCGACCGTGTTCGTCGCCCGCCCCGACAACCCGACCCTCCCGGTGGCCGTGGCCCGGCTCCTGAACCGGCCCGGCGAGCTCAACTACGGCCAGGCCATGGCCCTCTCGACGATCCTCATGGTGGTGTGCGCGGTGTCCCTGCTGCTGCTCGAACGGCTCCGTACCGACCGGACCTCGGGGGAGTTCTGA